The proteins below come from a single Uloborus diversus isolate 005 chromosome 10, Udiv.v.3.1, whole genome shotgun sequence genomic window:
- the LOC129231096 gene encoding protein sprouty-like: MEQDGGADNIVVGEHDFITLAQPRPGAARRLNEYIETPLRPQLPQQPAAKARLKKDAARSAVTTQPTLAAKPAKSAASLALPDPAGHGDSIICRQCHRCKCEACRGPRALPARWICHDKCLCSAANVVDYCSCMCCVRGLFYHYAKDSEMDSDVSCADQPCSCAPHKRLLRWGCLGLLALPLPCLCCYWPLRGCLKAGEACYSKCTGHGCRCAAPQHRTEQTPEKRLLDSNSDC; the protein is encoded by the coding sequence ATGGAACAAGATGGCGGAGCTGACAATATTGTGGTCGGCGAGCACGATTTCATAACTCTTGCTCAGCCGAGGCCTGGGGCTGCGAGAAGACTTAACGAGTACATTGAGACGCCGCTGCGGCCGCAATTGCCGCAGCAGCCCGCAGCCAAAGCCCGTTTGAAGAAGGATGCGGCCCGCAGCGCCGTTACTACCCAGCCGACCCTTGCCGCCAAACCCGCGAAGTCGGCGGCGTCTCTTGCGTTGCCGGACCCTGCCGGACACGGAGACTCTATCATCTGTCGCCAGTGCCACCGTTGCAAATGCGAAGCCTGTCGAGGGCCCCGGGCCCTTCCGGCCCGCTGGATATGCCACGACAAGTGCCTGTGCTCGGCCGCCAACGTCGTGGATTACTGTTCGTGCATGTGCTGCGTGCGCGGGCTCTTCTATCACTACGCTAAGGATTCAGAAATGGACTCTGACGTCTCGTGCGCCGACCAACCGTGCTCCTGTGCGCCCCACAAGCGCCTGCTCAGGTGGGGCTGCCTAGGCCTGCTAGCCCTGCCTCTGCCTTGCCTGTGCTGCTACTGGCCCCTGCGCGGATGCCTCAAGGCCGGCGAGGCCTGCTATTCCAAGTGCACAGGCCACGGCTGTCGGTGCGCGGCCCCGCAACACAGGACTGAGCAGACCCCGGAGAAAAGACTGCTCGATTCCAACTCGGACTGTTGA